In Oryzias melastigma strain HK-1 linkage group LG6, ASM292280v2, whole genome shotgun sequence, the DNA window caatattttactctcaataaaaaatatatttgatcaaaattctacaagttagaaataagcgcaagataacatcgggccattaataagaataaaataaaatgatttggagggccggatagaattacccggagggccggatccggcccccaggccttgattTTAACACGTCCTTCACCAATGTCTGCAACCTCCTTTTCTAAGGTCCTCTCATTCACGGGttgtgtttgaaatgtttctatTATCTAAGGTGTCACGTCTGTTTGCTGTATGAACACGACCCCTCTCTGCTGTCATAATCTGAAGCCCAGCAAACATCCTGTAAAAATAGCTTTTCTTCACTGAATCCctgttgctgctgcagcagctccaaacCCAGAAACCAGACAGAACCGTCCTCACCTTCATGTGCGAGTAGAGCTGGTCCATGGTCTCTGACTGATGATCACAGAACAGACAGACAGCCGAGACCGGGTTCGCCTGCCAGTCCGACCAGTCACTGAAACAACAGCAGGACGTTGAGAGCTGAGAGCCTTTGGAGAAGTGGAGTCATGTGAGGAGACTCTGAAGTTCTTTTCATCTTTCCTTCCACTTGGTTTCTTTTTCTAGCATGTTTGGGTTTCTTAGGCCTTTTTCTAGGGATACTACAGCACCAATCTACATCCTCCTGCCAGGTGATTCACAAAAACCTCTTCAGCCGTCCAGCGAGTGTTTCCTTCTGGATGAACTCTCTCTCTCTGGAGTGCCTCATGGATCCTTTTAAGGCccatttgtgcaacaaataaaacacttttgtgcaacattgctgaaatcggtaatactgtctttgacaaacattgaccccaattaaatttgaatcatctgtaaaattcagtgctAACAATAGTAATCATGCCACTAGTGCAAAATTATTGTGAACAACAGAACAActattaaataattcaagtagctgccagacacattggcAACACGCTCCCTATATCGACGTCCAAAGGAACATCTCACCAAAGGTTgacaaatataacgttttacagtctcttcaaacgaaaataaaagatcaacaCTTGGtcagaacccatcgagaatcaatcgcaggactaaatgtcgCAATATATCACAAATATCGATATTTGGCACATCCCTagtttacacagacttttcattggaagtggctgcgTGAGTGTGTGCGGCTGAgggcagtgtgaacgtagcttcacgGTAGCATCATCCCATCAGAGCTTTGAGCCCAAACTGCTGCAGGTCCTCTTCTAAACATGGGTTGATGGTTCTAAAGAGAGCTAGACTTCAGAAGTATTTGTTAGGAGTGGTGGTTTTGAGCACTGTGTTCTGGTGTTTGTTATGTTTAATATGTTTAAGTCAGGATAAAGGCCTCGGTTGACTTGACTGACAGTATGGTGCTGGTTCAGCCCAGGTGTGTAGGCTTCAATAACAGTACAGTAAACTCTGCAAAAATGATGTCTGAAATGATCTGAGGATGACCTTGGTGGAAAAATGGTTTTGGTTTAAGCCTTCAGATGTGTCTCagattaaaaaccaaaagaattCTGGTTCTGTGACCGTCAAAGACACGTACTCTTCATTATCGTCTACCAGCTCGCGGTCATCCTCACTCTGAACCTCCTCCCAGCTTTTTCCCAGTTCCTGAAACAAGAGCGGACAAACTCAGGACAATTTATTCTACTATGCTTTCATAACAGAGAGAACTAGTAGCTAACCTTAAATACTTATATTAAGACAATTCAGGATCAATCTAGCTAAAAAGGTAAAGTTCTTCCACTTCAGTCTAATTTAGACATGAATATGAGTCACTGCAGCTCACTGGATCTCTTCATGATGTTTTCATTCAGATTAATGTATCATAAGCAGAGTTTTCAATGCAAATCAAATACTTAGAAAATACAATATTGATTTGTGAAATCTATCAAGATTTCtctttaaagtaataataatagcacatttttcttttaattttagacTTGATTTAATGAAACTTCCTCTTACTTCAGTATAATAATgatttatcaaatgtttattattaCACTCTTTTTATGTGATTATAAAACACTGAATCAGTTCATCCTGTAAACCTGTTCTACTGGAGTCTCTCGTTCATTCTCACCAGGTAGTTGATGACATAGAAGCGGTCGTACTGGCGGTTGTTGGCGTTGATGCGGCGATGAGCTTTTTTCCTCATGTGATCCTTCAGCGTGGTTTTATCCCGAAACGTTTTCTCACAGTATAAACACTGCAGGCTGGTGGTGggaacaaacaaaccaaacagcAGGTAAACAGCAGGACGCAGGAGAAAAGATCGACCTAAACCATAGCAGTGGTTTTATGTCTTCgttctttttaaatttggcttCACATCTCGTCCATTTTCATAGTATTTTGTTGTTGAATTTCAGTTGTTTCATTCCAAAgttcctacaaaataaaaagtcactcAGGATCCAGAACTCTGAATCCTCCTGACCAGAGCGGTTCTTACTTGTCGAGTTTGTTCTCCAGCGCGTCCAGGAACTCGCTACAGAACACGATGTTGTCCGGCAGTCCAACACTGAAGGAGTGTTCTCGGGCCATGTGGTTCAGCAGAGAAGACCTGacaaaacatcaacacaaacaaCTGTTCTTGTATTTGGAGGTGGTGGGTGGAGGTTCACTGGGAGCAGCAGAAAACAAGGATCCAGAAATGTCGCTCCTTCAGGAGCTGCACCAGCTTCCAGTCAAATCTCCACTCCCTGATCTCCACCATGTCTTCATCTCACCGTTCTCTCAGTTTATCTATTCACATGAGGTGGAGACCTGAGCCACTGACACCTCACCACCTTCTTCTCTGTTCAGCACAGACAGAATCCCCTTCACAGAAAATGCATGGAGGGGATACTAATCCACTTTAGGAGACGGCAGTTTTCTTCAACTGtcggtttattttaaaatatgatgaCAGACGTGGCCTGAGAAGGCTCTTGATACTGTATAAtatacaaaaatgtacatttaaatcaGGCTGAATTGACAACAGCAGCATAATATCTGTGTTGAACATTTGTCAGGATCGTTTAAAacactgtaaaagaaaaaaaaaaaacgaggaaACGTGAGAGGActgcttaaaaaagaagcatgtAATCGTTCATGGATAAAAACAGCAGCCCtgcaataaatttaaaaagcagaagATAAAAGACTGTTTTTTGTCCCTAGGTTTCgtgaaagtaaagaaaaaaaaattttttttttttactataagtAGACGGACAAAATATAGACAGACCATAAAATGAGAATGAAGTGTTTTCTAACCAGATCATTTTAAGCTACTTTTGCAAAAAGAGCAACGATGATCCCCAGAGGATCTGGGCTGAAGTTTACCTGTTTCCAGAGAACTCCTCGCTGCAGAACATGCAGAGCCGATGGAAACTGCAGtcatttctctctttctcctGCTGTTCAAGCACCTTCTCCTGCACGAATCACAGAACTCGCATCATCAAAAAAAGCTGGATGTAGTTACACCTCATGTGTCTGAAGCTACACGACCCCTTATTGTCCCACTAAAATCTGTTTAATCCGTCCCAGCTAGAGGACAAGTTAgacaaacaaaggaaaagatACCATAATTTGAGTTAAAATTATAACCTTTTTCTTGCTACTCTGTTCAGAAAACAAATGATGTGATTACAGAAGGAACAGAGAAAAACACTGACTTGTCTAATATAAACAGTTACAAACCTAAAACTGTATTATTGTTtgtgtgacaaaaaaataaaccaatgtAGCAGCTATTAAACTGTCACTAATACCAGACGAGGATAGAAGAGTCTCTTAAATAGTAGTAACGGGTCTGTGAGGAACAGAATTCTGCTAAATATTTCTGCTCCAtcaatttgttaaaaatcaaacaatgtgatttcctaaggttttttttctgtgatgaaTATTACAAaccaaactctgttttttttaagcaagaaAACTTTAATGATTCAATGATACTTGTTTTGCTTCAcggtattaaaataaataaatattttctccaGTTTAAGTTTACAAAGTTGTAATTAGGGTTTCAgagtcatcatcatcatcatcatcatcatcatcaccagtGCAGTCTACTTCTTCCAAAACAGCTTCATGAAGTTATTCTAAAGCAAAATGAcggaaatgtaatttttgatgGTACTGGTTTGACAGGAAGTGacataaatattcataaaaacagtttttcactcTGCCTCCCACCATAAAAGTCAGATGATTAAAGTGTGGAATCtggattttaaatgtacaaCATGCATGTTTAATTCCTCTTAAGTGAAGAAGAATAATTCAgggtttatttatgtatatttttgattGCCAAGGAACtccatgaacttttttttgtttcaactagtcacaaaaataagtcatttcACTTATGCtgaagttttactttatttactatGAAAACTTTCACggaaatgtttatttaacctaaaaaaaaactaatatatgATGCTGCTGAGCATGTTACTGCACTTTTAGCAGCTNNNNNNNNNNNNNNNNNNNNNNNNNNNNNNNNNNNNNNNNNNNNNNNNNNNNNNNNNNNNNNNNNNttggtgtttgttttattctaaattttgatgccaatatttttattttaactgcaaCTAAATATCAGCTCCAAATATCTGTTATCAGCCTTCTTGATTACTAGTATTCGGTATcaactttgaaataaataaaaaataaaaaatcaatacataGTAAACGTATTTGTTAATGACTAATCGTGGTTGGCCTCATCTCCATTCCCGATGCTTTGATGATCAGCAGCTGAGTTTGAGATCCTCACCAGCcgcttctgctgcagcttttctcgGAGGATCCGGTCCTCGGGAAGCACGTCACACAGCAGGAAGTACTCCTCCTGTTTCTCTGTGGGGTCGACAGCTTCTCATTAGCAGGTGTGCGGGGACTTTGACTCTGTTGCTCCCCAGCGACTCACCGACTGGCCCAGTGGAGTTGGTTTTGATGACGCTGCAGAAATCTGCGATGGGCTGCTCCAGAAACCGTCCCTTCCAGTACAGCATGtacctgatggaggacatgagaCGGATCAGAGCAGCAGCAACATTTTGTGAATAagtataaaaattacaaaataaaaaaaaaatacaatttacacatgcacaatttaaaattacaacagcttgaaactaactataagcacaaatctttcaaaaattacacacaattCTCTTGTTACACATGCATAAagcatcatttacacacaaatctgatgtgagactctcttcacgtctccaagatttgtgtgtaaatgatgcgtttaagtgctgctagaatgctgggacATCAGAGTTTTCCTTTCAGCCATTTAGAACttaaattgtgaataatatctggtgaaaacttgacattttcccactttcttataCTGATATAcccaataattaatataaaaagtctaaatatgtgtttttaaaccaCTCAACaataaagtttctctattctcgTCGCTCCCTCGTGACTACActttatatatttgcttttgttcgtgccagaaaattgacataattcatatttcttataaaaaagaatgtcatgaatgca includes these proteins:
- the znf277 gene encoding zinc finger protein 277 isoform X2, encoding MLYWKGRFLEQPIADFCSVIKTNSTGPVEKQEEYFLLCDVLPEDRILREKLQQKRLEKVLEQQEKERNDCSFHRLCMFCSEEFSGNRSSLLNHMAREHSFSVGLPDNIVFCSEFLDALENKLDNLQCLYCEKTFRDKTTLKDHMRKKAHRRINANNRQYDRFYVINYLELGKSWEEVQSEDDRELVDDNEDDWSDWQANPVSAVCLFCDHQSETMDQLYSHMKDAHSFDLHQLKTELNLRFYQQVKLVNFIRRQIHQSRCYSCQQKFDCKADLMQHIEREAHVMKLPHTSTWDQPQYYFPTYENDALLCTLSESDEDEREETGGSEDVPVIAEDISGLRALKQTSVLNHLLKNS
- the znf277 gene encoding zinc finger protein 277 isoform X1 produces the protein MAASGSRNEPGGDDTILEALCFPEQQADGSGFLSVHSPGMELLVCLFCSESTPLQQKDSLLKHLLLEHKLVIADVRLIADLPKYMLYWKGRFLEQPIADFCSVIKTNSTGPVEKQEEYFLLCDVLPEDRILREKLQQKRLEKVLEQQEKERNDCSFHRLCMFCSEEFSGNRSSLLNHMAREHSFSVGLPDNIVFCSEFLDALENKLDNLQCLYCEKTFRDKTTLKDHMRKKAHRRINANNRQYDRFYVINYLELGKSWEEVQSEDDRELVDDNEDDWSDWQANPVSAVCLFCDHQSETMDQLYSHMKDAHSFDLHQLKTELNLRFYQQVKLVNFIRRQIHQSRCYSCQQKFDCKADLMQHIEREAHVMKLPHTSTWDQPQYYFPTYENDALLCTLSESDEDEREETGGSEDVPVIAEDISGLRALKQTSVLNHLLKNS